In Elephas maximus indicus isolate mEleMax1 chromosome 7, mEleMax1 primary haplotype, whole genome shotgun sequence, the following proteins share a genomic window:
- the ZFTA gene encoding zinc finger translocation-associated protein isoform X1, giving the protein MEPGGDHRSRSGGGRGGPGPTAASARGRRLPPAGSGGGAEPEEEDSGQDLQLEGGALGSWGSAPLSSRARGPASSGRKYSDHCEARASRPGKSRIPGRDHRRYYHDHWRLEYLMDFNPARHGMVCMVCGSSLATLKLSTIKRHIRQKHPYSLHWSPREKEVISNSWDAHLGLGACGEADGLGAQGAEEEEEEEEEEEEEGASLPACQPKGPGKAPAGGGGRRQRRGGPVAPRARRRASRRAGGSRGLGARRLDRRLKESLQNWFRAECLMDYDPRGNRLVCMACGRALPSLHLDDIRAHVLEVHPSSLGLSGPQRSALLQAWGGQSEVLPELTQPPPADDNLVPQDLTRKSQDSAPAARAPSSRDLSPPDVKEEAAWVPESPGPAEEEEEQEEGQRAGVPGRQPRGRDHRRHYQERWRLEYLMEFDGGRRGLVCMVCGGALASLKMSTIKRHIRQRHPGSTRLSGPVKALIAQEWSEKAAHLLALGLPCPESPRSPAAPSTASANEQGGAEEEEEQEEEEWWGDVPLSPGEPSERPAEEEEDEEDGAEPGGLAFPPLPPPPPPPPPPPPPPPRSREQRRNYQPRWRGEYLMDYDGSRRGLVCMVCGGALATLKVSTIKRHILQVHPFSMDFTPEERQTILEAYEEAALRCYGHEGFGPPAPAPRDSSADLKPGAVCRA; this is encoded by the exons GGCAAGATCTGCAGCTGGAAGGGGGTGCCTTGGGGTCCTGGGGAAGTGCCCCCCTGTCCTCCAGGGCCAGGGGACCAGCATCGTCAGGCAGGAAATACTCAGACCACTGTGAGGCCCGGGCCTCAAGGCCTGGAAAGAGCCGCATCCCCGGCCGTGACCACCGGCGCTACTACCATGACCACTGGAGGCTGGAGTACCTGATGGATTTCAACCCTGCCCGGCACGGCATGGTGTGCATGGTGTGCGGCAGCTCCCTGGCCACCCTCAAGCTCAGCACCATCAAGCGGCATATCCGCCAAAAGCACCCCTACTCGCTGCACTGGAGTCCCCGAGAGAAGGAAGTCATCAGCAACAGCTGGGATGCCCACCTGGGGCTGGGGGCCTGTGGAGAGGCCGATGGCCTTGGAGCCCAGGgggcggaggaggaggaggaggaggaagaggaagaggaggaagagggggcCAGCCTCCCAGCTTGTCAGCCCAAGGGCCCAG gcaAAGCCCCAGCTGGTGGGGGTGGCCGGCGCCAGCGGAGAGGGGGCCCAGTGGCACCCCGGGCTCGGCGTCGGGCCTCCCGGAGGGCCGGGGGCAGCAGGGGGCTAGGGGCCCGGCGCCTGGACCGGAGGCTGAAGGAGTCCCTGCAGAACTGGTTCCGGGCTGAGTGTCTCATGGACTATGACCCGCGGGGGAACCGGCTGGTGTGCATGGCCTGTGGCCGGGCACTGCCCAGCCTGCACCTGGACGACATCCGTGCCCACGTGCTGGAGGTGCACCCCAGCTCCCTGGGGCTCAGCGGCCCCCAGCGCAGCGCCCTGCTGCAGGCCTGGGGTGGTCAGTCCGAGGTGCTGCCTGAGTTGACCCAGCCCCCACCAG CAGACGACAACCTCGTCCCCCAGGACCTGACCAGAAAGAGCCAGGACTCGGCCCCTGCTGCCAGAGCCCCCTCCTCTCGGGATCTCAGCCCCCCAGACGTAAAGGAAGAGGCTGCCTGGGTCCCTGAGAGTCCCGGGCccgcagaggaggaggaggagcaggaagaGGGCCAGAGGGCGGGGGTTCCGGGCCGGCAGCCGCGGGGCCGCGACCACCGCCGCCACTACCAGGAGCGCTGGCGGCTGGAGTACCTCATGGAGTTCGACGGCGGCCGGCGCGGCCTGGTGTGCATGGTGTGCGGCGGCGCGCTGGCGTCGCTCAAGATGAGCACCATCAAGCGGCACATTCGGCAGCGCCACCCGGGCTCCACGCGCCTCAGCGGGCCGGTCAAAGCCCTCATCGCGCAGGAGTGGAGCGAGAAGGCCGCCCACCTGCTGGCCCTGGGGCTGCCTTGCCCGGAGTCCCCGCGGAGCCCGGCCGCCCCCAGCACAGCCTCAGCCAACGAGCAGGGAGgggcggaggaggaggaggagcaagaGGAGGAGGAGTGGTGGG GCGACGTCCCGCTCTCCCCGGGGGAGCCGTCGGAGCGGCCCGCCGAGGAAGAAGAGGACGAAGAGGATGGTGCGGAGCCCGGGGGGCTCGCCTTCCCGCCCctgcccccgccgccgccgccgccgcccccgccgccgccgccgcctccccgCAGCCGAGAGCAGCGGCGGAACTACCAACCGCGCTGGCGGGGCGAGTACCTGATGGACTACGACGGCAGCCGGCGCGGCCTGGTGTGCATGGTGTGTGGCGGCGCGCTGGCCACGCTCAAGGTGAGCACCATCAAGCGGCACATCCTGCAGGTGCACCCCTTCTCCATGGACTTCACGCCCGAGGAGCGTCAGACCATCCTGGAGGCCTACGAAGAGGCGGCGCTACGCTGCTACGGCCACGAAGGCTTCGGGCCGCCAGCCCCCGCGCCGCGCGACAGCAGCGCGGACCTCAAGCCGGGCGCCGTGTGCCGGGCGTAG
- the ZFTA gene encoding zinc finger translocation-associated protein isoform X2: MEPGGDHRSRSGGGRGGPGPTAASARGRRLPPAGSGGGAEPEEEDSGQDLQLEGGALGSWGSAPLSSRARGPASSGRKYSDHCEARASRPGKSRIPGRDHRRYYHDHWRLEYLMDFNPARHGMVCMVCGSSLATLKLSTIKRHIRQKHPYSLHWSPREKEVISNSWDAHLGLGACGEADGLGAQGAEEEEEEEEEEEEEGASLPACQPKGPGKAPAGGGGRRQRRGGPVAPRARRRASRRAGGSRGLGARRLDRRLKESLQNWFRAECLMDYDPRGNRLVCMACGRALPSLHLDDIRAHVLEVHPSSLGLSGPQRSALLQAWGGQSEVLPELTQPPPDDNLVPQDLTRKSQDSAPAARAPSSRDLSPPDVKEEAAWVPESPGPAEEEEEQEEGQRAGVPGRQPRGRDHRRHYQERWRLEYLMEFDGGRRGLVCMVCGGALASLKMSTIKRHIRQRHPGSTRLSGPVKALIAQEWSEKAAHLLALGLPCPESPRSPAAPSTASANEQGGAEEEEEQEEEEWWGDVPLSPGEPSERPAEEEEDEEDGAEPGGLAFPPLPPPPPPPPPPPPPPPRSREQRRNYQPRWRGEYLMDYDGSRRGLVCMVCGGALATLKVSTIKRHILQVHPFSMDFTPEERQTILEAYEEAALRCYGHEGFGPPAPAPRDSSADLKPGAVCRA; this comes from the exons GGCAAGATCTGCAGCTGGAAGGGGGTGCCTTGGGGTCCTGGGGAAGTGCCCCCCTGTCCTCCAGGGCCAGGGGACCAGCATCGTCAGGCAGGAAATACTCAGACCACTGTGAGGCCCGGGCCTCAAGGCCTGGAAAGAGCCGCATCCCCGGCCGTGACCACCGGCGCTACTACCATGACCACTGGAGGCTGGAGTACCTGATGGATTTCAACCCTGCCCGGCACGGCATGGTGTGCATGGTGTGCGGCAGCTCCCTGGCCACCCTCAAGCTCAGCACCATCAAGCGGCATATCCGCCAAAAGCACCCCTACTCGCTGCACTGGAGTCCCCGAGAGAAGGAAGTCATCAGCAACAGCTGGGATGCCCACCTGGGGCTGGGGGCCTGTGGAGAGGCCGATGGCCTTGGAGCCCAGGgggcggaggaggaggaggaggaggaagaggaagaggaggaagagggggcCAGCCTCCCAGCTTGTCAGCCCAAGGGCCCAG gcaAAGCCCCAGCTGGTGGGGGTGGCCGGCGCCAGCGGAGAGGGGGCCCAGTGGCACCCCGGGCTCGGCGTCGGGCCTCCCGGAGGGCCGGGGGCAGCAGGGGGCTAGGGGCCCGGCGCCTGGACCGGAGGCTGAAGGAGTCCCTGCAGAACTGGTTCCGGGCTGAGTGTCTCATGGACTATGACCCGCGGGGGAACCGGCTGGTGTGCATGGCCTGTGGCCGGGCACTGCCCAGCCTGCACCTGGACGACATCCGTGCCCACGTGCTGGAGGTGCACCCCAGCTCCCTGGGGCTCAGCGGCCCCCAGCGCAGCGCCCTGCTGCAGGCCTGGGGTGGTCAGTCCGAGGTGCTGCCTGAGTTGACCCAGCCCCCACCAG ACGACAACCTCGTCCCCCAGGACCTGACCAGAAAGAGCCAGGACTCGGCCCCTGCTGCCAGAGCCCCCTCCTCTCGGGATCTCAGCCCCCCAGACGTAAAGGAAGAGGCTGCCTGGGTCCCTGAGAGTCCCGGGCccgcagaggaggaggaggagcaggaagaGGGCCAGAGGGCGGGGGTTCCGGGCCGGCAGCCGCGGGGCCGCGACCACCGCCGCCACTACCAGGAGCGCTGGCGGCTGGAGTACCTCATGGAGTTCGACGGCGGCCGGCGCGGCCTGGTGTGCATGGTGTGCGGCGGCGCGCTGGCGTCGCTCAAGATGAGCACCATCAAGCGGCACATTCGGCAGCGCCACCCGGGCTCCACGCGCCTCAGCGGGCCGGTCAAAGCCCTCATCGCGCAGGAGTGGAGCGAGAAGGCCGCCCACCTGCTGGCCCTGGGGCTGCCTTGCCCGGAGTCCCCGCGGAGCCCGGCCGCCCCCAGCACAGCCTCAGCCAACGAGCAGGGAGgggcggaggaggaggaggagcaagaGGAGGAGGAGTGGTGGG GCGACGTCCCGCTCTCCCCGGGGGAGCCGTCGGAGCGGCCCGCCGAGGAAGAAGAGGACGAAGAGGATGGTGCGGAGCCCGGGGGGCTCGCCTTCCCGCCCctgcccccgccgccgccgccgccgcccccgccgccgccgccgcctccccgCAGCCGAGAGCAGCGGCGGAACTACCAACCGCGCTGGCGGGGCGAGTACCTGATGGACTACGACGGCAGCCGGCGCGGCCTGGTGTGCATGGTGTGTGGCGGCGCGCTGGCCACGCTCAAGGTGAGCACCATCAAGCGGCACATCCTGCAGGTGCACCCCTTCTCCATGGACTTCACGCCCGAGGAGCGTCAGACCATCCTGGAGGCCTACGAAGAGGCGGCGCTACGCTGCTACGGCCACGAAGGCTTCGGGCCGCCAGCCCCCGCGCCGCGCGACAGCAGCGCGGACCTCAAGCCGGGCGCCGTGTGCCGGGCGTAG